A window of Clostridium sp. 'White wine YQ' contains these coding sequences:
- the helD gene encoding RNA polymerase recycling motor HelD, whose product MHNEFDYEVEVLQEKKNRINIEIERKVNEEEGFKTKISDLKKASRGSYSLELENTKIIYDIVSKNLKNYSEATENPYFGRIDFKEDKRMPENFYIGKYGIYDSKDGEEIVIDWRAPIADLYYSGTQGEAYYRSPVGVINGKLQLKRKFLIKDGELKDIFDEGINEIILKGETADEENELVDEFLKINLEESAGSKLKEVVATIQKEQNDIIRAPLNFPLIVQGSAGSGKTTVALHRLAYLVYRYNEKIKGEDILVLAPNKLFLDYISEILPNLGTYEVNQKTFPILGKEFLGLKGKIYTRDEKLREILEGDSERAKYLKNISKIKGSILFKTILDRLITIWERDSQNLEDIKIQGFTLYGANEIKRLYFKDLVHFPVNKRIEEIHKYFNKKLDNTLLRVYEQLDLFYNLKINKIKKNEEDSLDRRKKLIEIYDERDEKKKNLRNEAISKLKEYFEAWNSQSGEGLYYRLFEEDEIFEEATGEKIPKNLEKFMREEVLSNREKEIIDEDDIAALLYLKLKTEGIKDENKYKHIVIDEAQDYSPLMFHVTKMMCQGSSMTIVGDLGQGIYSYKGINNWETLIEDIFNGECTFISLSQSYRSTMEIIDVANIVLNKQLNAPKPAKAVIRSGPVPEIIEYNNFKDLAKNIDEKVEEIRNANKKSIAIICKDFEECKKLKSRIKNYSNFSWDVVKEGDKELNVNNVIIPSYLTKGLEFDGTILFNVDSSLYKDTEEDKKLLYVALTRALHRETIFYKGELTPLLEA is encoded by the coding sequence ATGCATAATGAATTTGATTATGAAGTTGAAGTTCTTCAGGAGAAAAAGAATAGGATCAACATTGAAATAGAGAGAAAAGTTAATGAAGAAGAGGGTTTTAAAACAAAAATTTCGGATTTAAAGAAAGCTTCAAGAGGAAGTTATAGCTTAGAGCTTGAGAATACAAAAATAATATATGATATAGTAAGTAAAAATCTTAAAAATTATTCAGAGGCTACAGAAAATCCTTATTTCGGAAGAATCGATTTTAAAGAAGATAAAAGAATGCCAGAAAATTTCTATATAGGAAAGTATGGTATATACGATTCAAAAGATGGGGAAGAGATAGTAATTGACTGGAGAGCACCTATTGCAGACCTTTACTATAGTGGTACACAAGGAGAAGCATACTATAGATCACCAGTTGGTGTAATAAACGGAAAGCTTCAATTGAAAAGAAAGTTCTTAATCAAAGATGGTGAACTTAAAGATATATTTGATGAAGGAATAAATGAAATAATTTTAAAAGGTGAAACTGCAGATGAAGAAAATGAATTAGTAGATGAATTTCTTAAAATAAATCTTGAAGAAAGTGCAGGAAGTAAGCTTAAGGAAGTAGTTGCTACAATTCAAAAAGAACAAAACGACATTATAAGAGCACCGCTTAATTTTCCACTGATTGTACAAGGTTCAGCAGGTTCAGGGAAAACTACAGTAGCACTTCATAGACTTGCGTATTTAGTTTATAGATATAATGAGAAGATAAAAGGGGAAGATATATTAGTATTAGCACCAAATAAATTGTTCCTAGATTATATATCTGAAATACTTCCTAATCTAGGTACTTATGAAGTTAATCAAAAAACTTTTCCTATTCTAGGGAAAGAATTTTTAGGATTAAAGGGTAAGATTTATACAAGAGACGAAAAGCTAAGGGAAATACTAGAAGGGGATAGTGAAAGAGCTAAATATTTAAAAAACATTAGTAAAATAAAAGGCTCAATACTATTTAAAACTATATTAGATAGATTAATTACCATTTGGGAAAGGGATTCACAAAATCTAGAGGATATTAAAATTCAGGGATTTACTCTTTATGGAGCTAATGAAATTAAAAGATTATACTTTAAAGATTTGGTACATTTCCCGGTAAATAAAAGGATAGAAGAGATACATAAATATTTTAATAAAAAGCTTGATAATACACTGCTTAGAGTATATGAGCAGCTTGATCTTTTCTATAATTTAAAGATAAATAAAATTAAAAAGAACGAAGAAGATTCACTAGATAGAAGAAAGAAACTAATAGAAATATACGATGAGAGAGATGAGAAAAAGAAAAATCTTAGAAATGAAGCTATTTCAAAATTAAAAGAGTATTTCGAGGCTTGGAATAGTCAAAGTGGAGAAGGACTTTATTATAGATTGTTTGAGGAAGACGAAATATTTGAAGAAGCTACTGGTGAAAAGATTCCTAAAAACTTAGAAAAATTTATGAGAGAAGAAGTTTTAAGTAATAGGGAAAAAGAAATAATAGATGAAGATGATATTGCAGCTCTTTTATATTTAAAGCTTAAAACTGAAGGAATTAAGGATGAGAATAAATATAAACATATAGTAATTGATGAGGCGCAAGATTATTCTCCGTTAATGTTTCATGTAACTAAAATGATGTGCCAAGGAAGTTCTATGACTATAGTTGGGGATTTAGGACAAGGAATATATAGCTATAAAGGAATTAACAATTGGGAAACCTTAATTGAAGATATTTTTAATGGAGAATGTACCTTTATATCATTAAGTCAAAGCTATAGAAGTACTATGGAAATAATTGATGTTGCAAATATTGTTTTAAATAAGCAATTAAATGCTCCAAAGCCGGCAAAGGCAGTAATTAGAAGTGGACCAGTTCCGGAAATAATTGAATATAATAATTTCAAAGACTTGGCTAAGAATATTGATGAAAAGGTAGAAGAAATAAGAAATGCAAATAAGAAATCTATTGCAATAATTTGTAAGGATTTTGAGGAATGTAAAAAGCTTAAGAGCAGAATAAAAAATTATAGTAATTTCTCCTGGGATGTTGTTAAAGAGGGGGATAAGGAGTTAAATGTAAATAATGTAATAATACCTTCATATTTAACAAAAGGATTAGAATTTGATGGTACAATACTTTTTAATGTAGATAGCAGTTTATATAAAGATACAGAGGAAGATAAAAAATTACTATATGTAGCTTTAACAAGAGCTTTGCATAGAGAAACTATCTTCTATAAAGGGGAATTAACACCATTACTAGAAGCTTAG
- a CDS encoding DUF1292 domain-containing protein: MEDKEIMSFRDEDGNKVDFEAIARIYLEEKEYLILSPLEGDGNVEDAFIFRVDEVEGKEEYNFVEDQKEFEAVKKEYKKLLYQGE; this comes from the coding sequence ATGGAAGATAAAGAAATAATGTCCTTTAGAGACGAAGATGGAAATAAAGTTGATTTTGAGGCAATTGCAAGAATATATTTAGAAGAAAAAGAATATTTAATACTATCACCCCTAGAAGGAGATGGTAATGTTGAAGATGCCTTCATTTTTAGAGTAGATGAGGTAGAAGGAAAAGAAGAGTATAATTTTGTTGAAGATCAAAAAGAGTTTGAAGCTGTTAAAAAGGAGTATAAAAAATTACTATATCAAGGAGAATAG
- a CDS encoding FprA family A-type flavoprotein, translating to MSVEKLRENIYWVGVKDAKLRVFDIIMETKKGTTYNSYVIDDEKVAVVDTVKNGFYDEFKENLREVIGDKKVDYVIVQHTELDHSGSLIKLIEDYPDVTVVGSKAAINYLKNILNREFNYIEAKEDLSLGKTTLKFISAPNLHWPDTIFTYVEELNFLFTCDFTGCHYCPAGSISAAFGDEYFEEMKYYFDCIMGPFKKFVNMGLDKIKDLKFDIIAPSHGPVHVNHVQKFLDLYREWAKIEDVEKNIQIFYISAYGNTEHMAKYLAEKISAKGIKTEVHEITAMPLEEASALIERSNGFLIGSPTINQDAVKPSWDLLSLVNPIINRGKAAAAFGSFGWSGEGVPMLTERLKSLKLKVNHPGLKFAFVPSDEDYKNADELAEQFAELVK from the coding sequence ATGTCTGTAGAAAAATTAAGAGAAAATATTTATTGGGTTGGAGTAAAAGATGCAAAACTAAGAGTGTTTGACATCATAATGGAAACTAAAAAAGGTACTACTTATAATTCATATGTAATTGATGATGAAAAAGTAGCTGTAGTAGATACAGTGAAAAATGGTTTTTATGATGAATTTAAGGAAAATCTTAGAGAAGTAATCGGAGATAAAAAGGTTGACTATGTAATAGTACAACATACAGAACTTGACCATAGCGGTTCATTAATAAAGTTAATAGAAGATTATCCAGATGTAACTGTAGTTGGGTCAAAAGCAGCTATAAATTATCTTAAAAATATTTTAAATAGAGAATTTAACTATATTGAAGCTAAGGAAGATTTATCTTTAGGAAAAACTACACTTAAATTTATTTCTGCACCAAACTTACATTGGCCAGACACTATATTTACATATGTTGAAGAATTAAACTTCTTATTCACATGTGACTTTACTGGATGTCACTATTGCCCAGCAGGAAGTATATCAGCTGCCTTTGGGGATGAATACTTTGAGGAAATGAAATATTATTTTGATTGCATAATGGGACCATTTAAGAAATTTGTAAATATGGGTTTAGATAAAATTAAGGATTTAAAGTTTGACATAATAGCACCAAGTCATGGACCAGTTCATGTTAATCATGTTCAAAAATTCTTAGATTTATATAGAGAATGGGCTAAGATTGAGGATGTAGAAAAAAACATACAAATATTCTATATTTCTGCATACGGTAATACTGAACATATGGCAAAATATCTAGCTGAGAAAATAAGCGCTAAAGGTATTAAGACCGAAGTTCATGAAATAACAGCTATGCCATTAGAAGAAGCATCAGCTTTAATTGAAAGAAGTAATGGCTTCTTAATTGGTTCACCAACAATAAATCAAGATGCAGTAAAACCATCTTGGGATTTATTAAGTTTAGTTAATCCTATAATTAACAGAGGAAAGGCAGCTGCAGCATTTGGATCTTTTGGTTGGAGTGGTGAAGGTGTGCCTATGTTAACTGAAAGATTAAAGAGCCTAAAACTTAAAGTTAACCATCCAGGATTAAAGTTTGCTTTTGTTCCATCAGATGAAGATTATAAAAATGCAGATGAGTTAGCTGAACAATTTGCTGAACTTGTAAAATAG